Proteins from one Bactrocera neohumeralis isolate Rockhampton chromosome 3, APGP_CSIRO_Bneo_wtdbg2-racon-allhic-juicebox.fasta_v2, whole genome shotgun sequence genomic window:
- the LOC126753861 gene encoding derlin-1 yields the protein MTDPGQWYSQLPRFTRYWLTCTVVLSLLTRFNILPMNLVYLRRDAVLGDFQLWRCVTALFVYPLTSSTGFHFLINCYFISRYIAQLEKEQFGRSPADYLYMLLIVAFLSNVGGMLFSVFFLMDLLVVSTTYIWCQLNKDVIVNFWFGTRFKAVYLPWVLAIMELVFQGSFASLIGILIGHFYYFFKFQYPQELGGNAFLETPNLLKQYVPDISGGFSGFGEPPASRAPQRPAAGNPVFGNTWGRGNQLGR from the exons ATGACCGATCCGGGTCAATGGTATAGTCAACTACCGCGTTTTACACGCTACTGGCTAACCTGTACGGTTGTGCTCAGTTTGCTAACCCGCTTCAACATATTACCAATGAATTTGGTATATTTACGACGTGATGCAGTATTAGGAGATTTTCAGTTATGGCGTTGTGTTACAGCCCTATTTGTATACCCCTTAACGTCATCGACTGGATTCCATTTCCTCATCAATTGCTACTTCATCTCACGTTACATAGCACAATTGGAGAAAGAGCAATTCGGACGAAGTCCAGCTGATTATTTGTACATGCTGCTAATAGTAGCTTTTCTATCAAATGTTGGTGGTATGCTATTCAGT GTATTTTTCCTTATGGACTTGCTGGTTGTTTCAACTACATACATTTGGTGTCAACTAAATAAAGATGTCATTGTAAACTTCTGGTTTGGCACACGCTTTAAAGCTGTCTATTTACCGTGGGTGTTGGCAATTATGGAACTGGTGTTCCAAGG atcaTTTGCATCACTTATTGGTATACTTATCGGgcacttttattactttttcaaattcCAATATCCACAAGAACTAGGTGGTAATGCATTTTTGGAGACACCAAACCTGCT AAAACAATATGTACCAGATATAAGTGGTGGATTCAGCGGCTTTGGTGAACCACCAGCGAGTCGTGCGCCTCAACGTCCAGCAGCAGGAAATCCTGTCTTCGGTAACACTTGGGGTCGTGGCAATCAGTTAGGCCGTTAG